The Malus domestica chromosome 10, GDT2T_hap1 nucleotide sequence CCTCCCCACTTGGGAACATATATTCAGGGTTTAGATCCCATTATAATCACATCACATCAGAGCAGCTAGAAGTTTCATACAACAGTAAACACATAAAAGTGTAGTGCTATGCATAATCAGGAGTGCGATCATGCAAATATTACTGACAAAATAAATATGCAGTAGAGGAATCATCACCCAAAATCCAAGGGATGAAACCTCACTGCCAAGCCCACTTGCCACCACCGAGGTTCTCCTGATTCTCGCCATGTCCTGAGGGGTCAATAAACAAAGTATGAGTGGATCAAGTTTTATCTCCTCAAAAATCAATCAAATAACCTCCGTTTTGAAATCACCTATTGTAGAATTATCAAAGAGACGGGCTTAGGGCCCACATTCAACAATATCGATATagccccaacttggtaattactacCCGCACAATCtgtcaggtgtgaggttttattaCAAAAGATCTCGATGTTAGATGGAGTGGGGATATGATATTTAAATTTTTCTATACTTAGAGATATAGCTGATGTgggatacatatatatatatatatattaaaaactaCATACAGAATAATAGTACCATAATAGTGGTCACAATCAATTCATCTCACATATCATCAAGGAAAGTAAGTCATTCATAAAATCAAAGTAATAGAATATGATTTTATCAATATCGTAGATGGTTCTTATAATCATTTATACGCACGTCGGTGCAACTTCGATTCCAATGATCTATCTCTTTTAACaactaaatatatttatttcataaatgctataatttgtatatataaaaaatgatttgatcatattaattCTACATATTCCACTCAAGTTGGACAGTAAATGCCATAAATcaggctttttagtcaaaatggagTCCTTGAGATTTGCCTAACTCACTACCTTGGTCTCTGAGattcaaaatcaatagaagtggtccatgAAAtagtccaccatcaatcattttgttcCTTCGGTGAAAAATTGTGTTAAATAAGAATTAAAATGATATCATAGTGGACCTGTGGATTCATATAGTTGCTGCTCAGAGAAACATATGAAACTGTAGAGATCTTAACGTTTCAATAATTTCAGAATTTGAGACATTCATAGAGAGTATGATTTCCACCAAGATGGGTTGTAGAGAAATGAATGACGTGAAATTCCCTTAAAAAGTATTGCTTGCGACCTATACTAGTTATCACATATACAACCATACAACTAAGCTAAAGATATATGGTAGACGATAGTCACTCTGCTGCTGCTGTACTTATGTGTGAGCTAGGCATACTCAGAAATCGGTGGCATTTTAAGAaaacactagttatatgtgaggcATACTTAGAAAACTTACTGTGTGGAATGGCCCATTATCCTTGCCCATAACCTGATACAACTCCACATTTATCAAGATTCAGGATTCTTCCACCATTCTTACCAATCATCAGTGTAACATTTAGTAATCGAGACGTAACGAATTGGAGCATCAAACAACACGTAGAAAACCTATAAATTGCACACTTGTAACAAGTTTAATAATTAGTTGCAAAAATAACGCAACCAAAAGAATCTAACCGTCATTTGCTTTTTTCCTTCCAATTCGCTTATAAAAGCAGCCACCCGCTGcaattaattccaaaaattcAGTCCTCTCTCATGAAACCACCGcagctcatctctctctctctactctcaaACCCACCGCACTGCAGAGGTATCCTCTTCTCCCTCTTTTTctatcttctctctcctctctgctCTCTCTACACTCTCTATCTCTAACCCTAACACTCTCTGCGGCACTGAACGCCTTCATGACTGCTGACGCTCGCAAATTTGAATCGCTTACGAATCTCCACACCGTTCAAGGATCGTAGCAAGCTCTTGCCAAATTGCAGGAACATCTCAACAGAACATTGCTAATGTCAAGTTGTGGACTGATGCATACGTGCATACGCCGGAGGATCTCGAACTGGCTATCGAACTTCGCGACAAGCACCGATGGACCGCTTCTTTAAGTATTGGCAAAAGCAATCCAAAAGCCGGTAAGATGAAAGAAATTCGAGACAGGGCAGATCAGCGAGATCGTAGAGATCAAGATGAAGCAAGCCTCCATTGGACAGCAACAAGAGGTCAAAGGGGAAAGGGCAGCAAGGTCGAAGCAAATTTGAATTGCAGACCAACACGAGCCCTGTCTAAAATTTCTTTCATCTTTCTGGCTTTTGGATTGCTTTTGCCAGTACTTAAAAAAGCGGCCCATTGGTGCTTGTTGCGAAGTTCGATAGCCAATTCGAGATCCTCTGGCGTATGCACGTATGCATTAGTCCACAACTTGACATTAGCAATGTTTTTGTTGAGATGTTCCTGCGATTTGGCAAGAGCTTGCTTCGATCCTTGAACGGTGTGGAGATTCGTGAGCGATTCAAATTTGCGAGCGCCAGCAATCATGAAGGCGTTCAGTGCCGCAGAGAGTGTTAGGGTTAGAGATAGAGAGTGTAGAGAGAGCagaaaggagagagaagatAGAAAAAGAGGGAGAAGAGGATACCTCTGCACTGCGGTGGTTttgagagtagagagagagatgagctgCGGTGGTTTCATGAGAAAGGACTgaatttttggaattaattgCAGCGGGTGGAGATCCGTGAATGGTGTGGAGATCTGTGAGCAATTCAAATTTACGGCCAAGGCTCTAAACGACGCACGGAAGGGCAATGACACGCCCCAACCCCGATATTCTTAAATACCAGGATAAGCACGTGCTGGCCGATAGCTGAGGGTGACAAAGCCTTTTTAAACATGCATACAATAAGATAGGTAATTAGAAAGAAATAAGATAGGTAATTAGAAAGAAATATGTTGATGCGgaaacatgttcagagcatacaactaatcaaggAATATATGAAGGTGAAAAGACTCGAAGATACCTACGCAAAGGTGCCCTGACGCCGGAATCGAACATCTCGCTTCTAACTCCTGAGGGGGAGCAAAAACCAAAGGGTGAGTGGATCATAATTCATACTAATGCTAATAATACGAAAACCAATTCCTATATTAACATATTAATCCCCTGTTTTGAAAACGTATATTATACCACATATAGGTTTTCTAAAACTCTAGCATGCATGAAATGTTTGTAGCCGTAAAATCATCTCTAAAAATGATATCAAAACGCCCAAAGGCAAATCCATAAATCATAACAATACTGTACTCTCTAGCGGTATCATAGTCGCCCAAAGGCGGTACCTGTCAATCACCCAAAGGTGAAgctgttgtacttttatgcgcaaACGGAAGCAAGTTATAACAAAGTACCCATATCAATGTCGTAGGTGAAAgccaaaacaaacaatctcaaactaacacAAGAGATTTAGGTGGTCCGGCGTAAAGTCTACATCCACGAGCGAAGCACGACAagaaatttcactaaacaaacgaAGATTACAAAAGTGTTTAaaactctcacaacccaaatcccacaaattacaaaccttAAACCAACGAGTAGAGAATCTAAAACAAACGAAGTGGTGtctcccaaattgctctctaaccctcaaactcacaaattgactctcacaAAATTGTCACACGAATGAGCCACGAATTTGCCACACTCATGACTCCAAACAGTGACCtccacccaaaaccaaaatagAGAAAAGCTCTCTAAACCATGATGAGGCACACAaaatacactaaccctaaggtcctatttatagtgcataggacttaggttacaataaTAATGCTAATAGGAAGTAAATCCAAATtctaatcaaataggtaattaacaaaaaatcTCCCCACCAAGGAAACCAACTAAGAAGTCAAAATCCAAACTCATATAGGACACCAAAAtcaaataggtaacacaaatctaattttttgcatcatcctaattttgagccgtAAAACCCAACAGAAGTTGTACGACACTGGGTTATGCTGgtgaagaaacatggtaggccccatgacccgaaggtgaagctataCGACTCTGGGTTATGCCAGAGAAgaaatatatctatatatagcaTAACACACCAACACTAACCGTGGCTAGTGAAGCTGTCCGACACTGGTTTCGCCAATGAAGTTGGGGTATAACATAAGTACCATCaactgtgtcctatggccatagactATACCGATGTTATGTGTATGTGTcgtatgataacccactagacAATCACTTAAAACATAACTCAGAAACTCATGCCAAAACACCAGAGCTCAAAAGCTAAATACCTCGTCAAATAAATCCATGTTAATTCATATTCGTAAATCCATCGAATTTCATACGTATAAACCAATAGTtcatagggagttttaacgaaaagtcagcgatactattcactttaacgaaaaaccacatttttacactaaaatgtcaaacatagtactattcactttaacgaaaaaccacatttttacactaaaatgtcaaacatagtactattcactttaccctttattttgtctttatcgttaaaactcaaagttttcaagtccttttcattaattttccttagtTCATAACCTTTAGAAAATTGTAATTTCGATAAAGCATAAATAATTCATAAAGCAAtttaaataaatcataaattcTCCGTAAACCAAAAATATGAAAATCCGTAAAACATACTTTAAAACATGCTCAAATTATGAAATAAGATACGCATGCAATCCTAAGATTTATAAATTATTCATTTGAGTAGGGGTCCACTCACTGGTAATACAAGTTTAATCCATAAGAGAATCCTAATTTGGGGCTATAAAAAAGAATCTCTCCCAATAAAGGGCTATATGTCTTTCGGGCTCTATATGTTATTATGTAGTAATTTGATTACACAGTAAATTTATTATCATCTTTTCtttaaacttgattttttgaTGTGAtatcttaaattttaatttatgaactttttaatctaaaaatattcaaattctAACAACGTTAGATTTCATCACTTATGCACCGTTATAGGTTCTCTTATCTCAATCGCATCAGTTGGTTTGTTTCTATGAAATCAGACAAGATAAGATTTCGTTTCATAGCAATCATTAATTTTGATTatcttatctcaatctcatatGTTGGCTTGTTTCTATGAAATCAAAcaagataaaatttaatttgataACAATTATTGGTTTATTTCTCTGATTGACACATTCTCCTAAATCAAACAagattttcatttcataacAATCATTGGATTGGATTATCTTATCACAACTTAGTTatgttatttgtttattttttcggTTTAGGTCTCTAAACTACCAATGTtaaatttcatcaatttttttttataaatttttcattttagaATATCAAACACGAAGCACAACATTTTTTTCTAATTAATAACACAAAAAATAATcgttgtttgtatatgttttcttaatcaaacaaacagttgaaaataaactcttaaaatcCTAAAcagttgaaaaataaaactttaaaatcatgttttgaaattaaaaatgggGCTCACCCATTTCTaaacttaaaaaacaaaatcaaatactAAGACTGGGCCCTCAATTTGGTGTGGTCCTCTACTTTTTAGGGCTAGATGTAACCTAACTTCTTGCTACTCAATGATTGAAGTTGCTAGCCGTTGTTGTGGATGTAGCCCCATTTTCCGGCATTGGGAGTGAAATTTTTAATTAGAGCTACAAATGCGGTAACCTCAAGGAGGGTAAAGCCCCCATTGGGGATGCTCTAACAGGTGCCTCAATCCCAGTTTGTAATCCTTAATATTGCACCTGATTTCCTGAAGATTTGGTGAAGGTTGACGAAAACGGTTGCAGTCGCCCTTAAAGTTAACGGTGATCGTCGTACTCCACTGCTGCCATCACCGAAACTGCAGAGAAATACCCAGGAATAAACAGGGCTCAAATGAGCTAATTTTCAATCCAGTTACATATAAATGTTTAGGAATTTTTACCTAAACACCCATACAAGCATCAGTGGGTCAAATCCTCTCGGATTCGCCAGGCAAAGACCATGTAAGGTCACTGGACATGAAGAACAGAGGTTAGAAACCCCATTTCACTGGACACGAATTTCTCACAAAGGAGCTCCTGGGTATTACCTAAGTACCAAGTATCGAAAATCTGGGATAGGTTGACCTATAAACGCTTCGCAGTTCAACGTGATAAACTCGATGTATTCTCGGGAGTTGCACAGAAACTACCCAAGGTTaaaatcttcaaatttcaaactaaAAATCAAGATTCCAAGTACGAACTCCTTACCTGGAAACCGTTGAAGACGATCATGAGCTCGATTAAGTCTAAATCCCTCAAGATTGAACTCAAATTCGTCGGAATGCTTCGGTGTGGTGAGCTTGTACTTAACCCAACATAGATCCTCACATACAAGGGCAGCATGTTGCTCACCAAGCTCCACATATTGTGATTTCGGTAATTTGGGGGACGAATTTGGcttagatgatgaagatgatggtgATTGGCACTCCGCctagggagggagagagagagagagagagagagagagtttgaggcGAGAAGGAAGAGTGATGATCTAGACAGAGATCACGGGAGTGGGAAGAAAAACAATGGGCCGGTTTACAAACACCACACAGTGGTGGGTCCCACACCTGAATTTTTAAAACGGGTTGTTAATATGTTACAGGCAAAAGGGCAAATAGGTTAAAGGGGAAAGGGAAAAGGGGAAAGGGCAGCAAGGTCAAAGGCAAATAGACTAGACACCGAGAGGAGCGAAACCACGTCAATGATATGGGCAAAAAGGGAAAAATCGTAGGCAATGTCTTAAATGctgataatatcggcgatatttcatcgatattatcggtttttcgcaGGACCGATATTTTAATGGTTATCCAATTGGTTTTCGTCAAATATATCatgatattatcaataatatcgcaATATTGTCGATATTATCGCGAAATTTTGGAACTGTGCAAATCAAATATGAACGCCGGAGCTAATTATCGCGAAATTTCGGAACTGTGCAAATCAAATATGAACGCCGGAGCTTTTAtagctccggccgactgtaaaagagccccctagactccgatctaggtatcaaaatgaaatagaagacgagatGAACGTTTTTATAACGTCCGTTTGCTGTGAAACGgtcggaggtgttcggaaagttcgtcgacacccacggcctctccggagatgggtgtgcctattcccgagccgatttcatcccaaaaaccttgcaaaaacacgagatagaacttcaatttcacatctaagcttcgatctagaacaaaaaaaaaagaaaaaaccgaagcttacctaaccggagaaattgaagaaactcGCCGGAGCAGGTGCGATGGTGTGCGtgtgggtctcggtgcagagagaaaggagagagaggagcAGAAGTccgtggtgtgtgtgtgggagaagggagaagagagatcgagagatct carries:
- the LOC139188815 gene encoding uncharacterized protein; translated protein: MLVWVFSFGDGSSGVRRSPLTLRATATVFVNLHQIFRKSGVRSEMFDSGVRAPLRRFSTCCLMLQFVTSRLLNVTLMIGKNGGRILNLDKCGVVSGYGQG